Proteins encoded in a region of the Deefgea piscis genome:
- a CDS encoding C40 family peptidase — translation MIKFTITLLCGLFILTGCTSTKPAKNKPAKPIPSLSNIKADGAGREVVMYALGLLETQYQFGGTNPEAGLDCSGLVLLVYKNALGVTLPRTAAAMAAASRPVSQSEMQAGDLVFFKTTDRSFSHVGIYLGDEKFIHAPSSNGRVRIESLKNVYFAPRFEGARTLMLAKQ, via the coding sequence ATGATTAAGTTTACGATCACTTTGCTGTGTGGGCTTTTTATACTGACTGGGTGTACTTCCACCAAACCAGCAAAAAATAAGCCCGCCAAGCCAATACCCTCGCTGTCTAATATTAAAGCCGATGGTGCTGGTCGCGAAGTGGTGATGTATGCCTTGGGCTTATTGGAAACGCAATATCAGTTTGGTGGTACTAATCCAGAAGCGGGTTTAGATTGCAGTGGATTGGTCTTGCTGGTGTATAAAAATGCCCTCGGTGTTACGCTGCCACGTACGGCAGCGGCGATGGCGGCGGCATCACGACCGGTGAGCCAGTCAGAAATGCAGGCGGGTGATTTGGTATTTTTTAAAACCACCGATCGCTCGTTTTCTCACGTTGGTATCTATCTTGGCGATGAGAAATTTATTCATGCACCATCGAGTAATGGTCGAGTTCGGATCGAATCATTGAAAAATGTTTACTTTGCACCGCGCTTTGAAGGAGCGCGTACCTTGATGTTGGCCAAGCAATAA
- the astA gene encoding arginine N-succinyltransferase — MLIRPIVPADLEALLALAATAGVGVTTLQPNPERLSARIQTSNRSLHGQLDLADASYLFVLEDDDCQQIVGICGVEAALGMHDTWYNYRVGLSVHASREMQIYKQLPTLFLTSDLTGSSELCSLFLKPTYRRDGNGALLSKSRFLFMAEFPDRFSERVIAEMRGVSDETGRSPFWESLGRHFFTMDFAKADFLSYVGSKSFIAELMPKHPIYTCFLSDEARAALGHVHPATEPARALLESEGFRYQGYVDIFDAGPSLECSLADIRAIKDSAVFPVLAVATEPVDGSVWLVSNRSLSDFRVTLAVSLPQDGILPLTSEVLKRLNLTHDATVRAVPLSAKV, encoded by the coding sequence ATGTTAATACGCCCGATCGTCCCCGCAGATCTAGAGGCGCTCCTTGCTTTGGCAGCGACCGCGGGTGTAGGCGTTACAACGTTACAGCCCAATCCTGAGCGCTTAAGTGCGCGCATTCAAACCAGTAATCGAAGTCTTCATGGTCAACTTGACTTGGCTGATGCCAGCTATTTATTCGTGCTTGAAGACGATGATTGCCAACAAATCGTCGGTATTTGCGGCGTAGAAGCTGCTTTGGGTATGCACGACACTTGGTACAACTACCGAGTGGGTCTGTCGGTGCATGCTTCGCGCGAAATGCAGATTTATAAACAACTGCCCACACTATTTTTAACTTCCGACTTAACCGGTTCAAGCGAGTTGTGTTCTTTATTTTTAAAGCCAACGTATCGCCGCGATGGTAATGGTGCTTTGCTGTCGAAAAGTCGGTTTTTGTTTATGGCCGAGTTTCCTGATCGATTTTCTGAGCGCGTGATCGCTGAAATGCGCGGGGTTTCTGATGAAACTGGGCGTTCGCCATTTTGGGAGAGCTTAGGTCGGCATTTCTTTACGATGGATTTTGCTAAAGCAGATTTTCTGTCTTACGTCGGTAGCAAATCGTTTATTGCAGAATTGATGCCTAAGCATCCGATCTATACCTGTTTCTTATCCGATGAGGCCAGAGCTGCTTTGGGGCATGTGCATCCGGCCACTGAACCGGCACGCGCTTTGCTGGAGTCGGAAGGCTTTCGTTACCAAGGCTATGTCGATATTTTTGATGCCGGTCCGAGCTTGGAATGCAGCTTGGCAGATATTCGTGCCATCAAAGACAGCGCGGTGTTTCCCGTTTTGGCCGTCGCTACCGAGCCCGTGGATGGCTCCGTCTGGTTAGTGAGCAATCGAAGCTTGAGCGATTTTAGAGTCACCTTAGCGGTGTCCTTGCCACAAGATGGCATCTTGCCGCTGACTAGCGAAGTATTAAAACGCTTAAATTTAACGCATGACGCGACTGTTCGTGCTGTGCCTTTGTCCGCAAAGGTTTAA